The proteins below come from a single Drosophila suzukii chromosome X, CBGP_Dsuzu_IsoJpt1.0, whole genome shotgun sequence genomic window:
- the LOC108016566 gene encoding uncharacterized protein isoform X1, with protein sequence MNFSETMDEKRTALGFFGGMEESLTPENRHVTRTRKVVKSAKLQKMTARPSPGASRYKQSIAHLKASSLSKRRCLQNKGKYEPEQAEDVWANTSWFQGAQTQTEVPRTQEPWFQEAQTQEGVPSTEDACLQGALNQPAVPQMQQSWFQGILNQPAVPQTQHSWFQGAQTQGAAPQHSLFHVAHNQPRTEDSSFQEAPCQPAVPQMQHSWFQGVQTQAAVPPTQDSVPQPQHSWFQGAHNQPEGPRTLDSWFQKDQTQEAVPQAQVPWFQGAHSQGAAPTPQHSLFQVAHIQPSGPRSLHSWYQGFPEL encoded by the exons ATGAACTTTTCGGAAACTATGGATGAGAAAAGAACTGCCTTAGGGTTCTTTGGAGGAATGGAGGAATCCTTG ACCCCAGAAAACAGGCATGTTACTCGTACAAGGAAAGTGGTAAAGAGTGCCAAGCTTCAAAAGATGACCGCCAGACCAAGCCCAGGGGCTTCCAGGTACAAGCAAAGCATTGCCCATCTGAAGGCAAGCTCTCTTTCAAAGCGGAGGTGTTTACAGAACAAGGGAAAATATGAACCGGAACAAGCCGAAGACGTGTGGGCCAATACCTCATGGTTCCAGGGCGCCCAAACCCAAACCGAGGTTCCCAGAACCCAAGAGCCGTGGTTCCAAGAAGCCCAAACCCAAGAAGGGGTTCCCTCAACCGAAGACGCGTGCCTCCAAGGGGCCCTTAACCAACCCGCGGTACCCCAAATGCAACAGTCGTGGTTCCAAGGGATCCTTAACCAACCCGCGGTACCCCAAACGCAGCACTCGTGGTTCCAAGGGGCCCAAACTCAAGGCGCAGCTCCCCAACACTCGTTATTCCATGTGGCCCATAATCAACCCCGAACCGAAGACTCATCGTTCCAAGAGGCCCCTTGCCAACCCGCGGTACCCCAAATGCAACACTCGTGGTTCCAAGGAGTCCAAACCCAAGCCGCGGTACCTCCAACCCAAGACTCGGTACCGCAACCCCAACACTCGTGGTTCCAGGGGGCCCATAATCAACCCGAGGGTCCCCGAACCCTAGACTCGTGGTTCCAAAAGGACCAAACCCAAGAGGCTGTACCCCAAGCGCAAGTCCCGTGGTTCCAAGGAGCGCATTCTCAAGGGGCGGCTCCTACACCCCAACACTCGTTGTTCCAAGTGGCCCATATCCAACCTTCCGGTCCCCGATCCCTGCACTCTTGGTACCAAGGGTTCCCCGAACTCTAG